In Deltaproteobacteria bacterium, a single genomic region encodes these proteins:
- a CDS encoding DUF2330 domain-containing protein, with product MLVTATALALHPRDAEACGGMFCDGGPQPMPVDQTGENILFVWQGDTIEAHIQIQYTGEAAQFGWVIPLQSVPEFEVGSQPLFDALLAASVPTYGYSQTFDDCTLDDPSPPGGNDGASASGTGAAGDGGDETGGGGGGPQVLLTETVGAFEISVLQGGDAQEVFDWLGANGYQQDEAALPILAEYIAEGHLFGAVKLTGGADVDEIHPIVLRFQGSEPCVPLRLTRIAAVDDMAVRSFFLGDARMVPKNYRHVLVNQLKVNWLAPTNYTDVVTLAVDEENADGRAFVTEYAGPSGVVDTSGVYQSSWQPAQFEGLAATDVGAELQAQNLLFCDYDFGNGCQFTHSLLEGLLAEYVTVPADVPAAEYWGNQSSYAEVDLSAWNGADFSTKLQQRIIAPGQHAAELVAQHPYLTRMFTTISPAEMTEDPMFQENGMLPDVPNLQNGVLRTLCNGDQVFTLPDGREVFLPAGGVWPDFPDEPGGTPGMMDSSAIIEAVPTNGAPMNLTDNTARIEAVLVDWNLQHGWPGGGVGGADDGSAGADGGNGEDDSADAQGCGCDVGRTPSWTFAFLAFAGVSLRRGRRRTAS from the coding sequence ATGCTGGTGACCGCGACGGCCCTGGCACTGCACCCGCGCGATGCCGAGGCGTGCGGCGGCATGTTCTGTGACGGCGGTCCGCAGCCGATGCCCGTCGATCAGACCGGCGAGAACATCCTCTTCGTCTGGCAGGGCGACACCATCGAGGCGCACATCCAGATCCAGTACACCGGCGAGGCCGCGCAGTTTGGTTGGGTGATCCCGCTGCAGAGCGTGCCCGAGTTCGAGGTCGGATCGCAGCCGCTCTTCGACGCCTTGCTCGCGGCCTCGGTGCCGACCTACGGCTACTCGCAGACGTTCGACGATTGCACGCTCGACGATCCCAGCCCGCCGGGCGGCAACGACGGCGCCAGCGCCAGCGGCACCGGAGCGGCGGGCGACGGCGGCGACGAAACCGGCGGCGGCGGCGGCGGGCCGCAGGTGTTGTTGACCGAGACCGTCGGCGCATTCGAGATCTCGGTGCTGCAGGGCGGCGATGCGCAGGAGGTGTTCGACTGGCTGGGCGCCAACGGCTACCAGCAAGACGAAGCTGCGCTGCCGATCCTCGCCGAGTACATCGCCGAGGGCCACCTCTTCGGTGCGGTGAAGCTGACCGGCGGAGCCGATGTCGACGAGATCCATCCCATCGTGCTGCGCTTCCAAGGCAGCGAGCCGTGCGTGCCGCTGCGGCTGACTCGCATCGCGGCAGTCGACGACATGGCGGTGCGCTCGTTCTTCCTCGGCGACGCGCGGATGGTGCCGAAGAACTACCGCCACGTGCTGGTCAACCAGCTCAAGGTCAACTGGCTCGCGCCGACCAACTACACCGACGTGGTCACGCTCGCCGTCGACGAGGAGAACGCCGATGGTCGCGCATTCGTGACCGAGTATGCCGGCCCCAGCGGCGTGGTCGACACCTCGGGCGTGTACCAATCGTCGTGGCAGCCCGCGCAGTTCGAGGGCCTCGCGGCCACCGATGTCGGCGCGGAGCTGCAGGCTCAGAACCTGCTCTTCTGCGACTACGACTTCGGCAACGGCTGCCAGTTCACGCACTCGCTGCTCGAGGGCTTGCTGGCGGAGTACGTCACGGTGCCGGCCGACGTGCCCGCCGCGGAGTATTGGGGGAACCAGTCCAGCTACGCCGAGGTCGATCTCAGCGCGTGGAACGGCGCCGACTTCAGCACGAAGCTGCAGCAGCGCATCATCGCCCCCGGTCAGCACGCCGCCGAGCTCGTGGCGCAGCATCCGTACCTGACGCGCATGTTCACGACCATCTCGCCCGCCGAGATGACCGAGGACCCGATGTTCCAGGAGAACGGCATGCTGCCCGACGTGCCCAACCTGCAAAACGGGGTGTTGCGCACGCTGTGCAACGGCGATCAGGTCTTCACGCTGCCCGACGGTCGCGAGGTGTTCCTGCCCGCCGGCGGCGTCTGGCCCGACTTCCCCGACGAGCCCGGTGGAACCCCAGGCATGATGGACTCGTCGGCGATCATCGAGGCGGTGCCGACCAACGGCGCGCCGATGAACCTCACCGACAACACCGCTCGCATCGAGGCGGTGCTGGTCGACTGGAACCTCCAACACGGCTGGCCGGGCGGCGGCGTCGGTGGTGCCGACGACGGCTCCGCCGGTGCCGACGGTGGCAACGGTGAGGACGACTCCGCCGATGCACAGGGCTGCGGATGCGACGTCGGCCGCACACCGTCGTGGACCTTTGCGTTCCTCGCGTTCGCGGGCGTCAGCCTGCGTCGGGGTCGTCGTCGCACGGCCTCGTAG